CATGAGCTGGATGAACCGCGAGCCCGCGGCGTAGCTCAGCATGGACATGGCCGGGATGGGGCTGAAGCCCGCGATGCGGTCGGGCCCGTGGGTTTTGATGGTGTGGATGTTGGCGGCGGCGATGAGCTCGCCCACCTGGTCCCAGGAAGCGCGGCGGAACCCGCCCTTGCCCCGGGCGCGCTGGTAGCGCGAGCGCTTGTCGGGGTCATTCTGGATGCTGGCCCAGGCGGCCACGGGATCCTGGTGCCTGCCCTTGGCCTCCTCCCACAGGTCCATGAGGGCGCCCCTCATGTAGGGGAACTTCACCCGCAGGGGGCTGTAGAGGTACCAGCTGAAGCTGATGCCCCGCTGGCAGCCGCGGGGTTCATAGGGCGGCACCTTCTCGTCCAGCAGGGGGTAGTCGACGACCTGCATCTCCCAGGTGACGATCCCCTCCTTCACGTAGATGTTCCACCCGCAGCTGCCGGTGCAGTTCACGCCGTGGGTGCTGCGCACCACCTTGTCGTGGGCCCACCGGTTCCGGTAGAACTCCTCCCAGGAGCGGGTTTCGGGATCGACGATGTCGGTGATCCAGTGGCTCTGCTTGCGCTCGGTCATGGCTCGGTTCCTTCTGGATCAGGCGCGTGGCTTGAGGTTGCGGCGCAGGCCCCGGAAGCGCCGACGGCCCAGACGGCCGGCCAGCAGCATGCCGGAGACGAGGCCCACGATGCCCAGGACGGGGAAGGCCATGTCCGTGCGGGCCGGGGGCTGGGCGGCGAGGCTCTTGATGAAGCTGCCCACCTGGAAGGCCTCCTCCGCCGTGAGGGGCGTCTTCTGGAACACGCCCTGCATGGTGGGGAAGGCGGGGTTCTCGATGGCCGGCACCAGGCCCACGCCCAGCTTCCCGGAAGCCCCCGTGAGGTCCGGGCCCAGGCGCCCGCCCCCGAAGCCGCCCAGGCCCTGCGCGCTGTGGCAGGACATGCAGGCGGGCGCGCCGGAGGCGAAGCGGGTGAGGCCCATGAAGAGCTGCTGGCCGTTCCGGATGTCGGCGGGCGTGGCCGCCCGGGCGATGGCCGCGGTGCCGAGGGTCCTCCCCCCGGCCGAGTAGTCATCGATGAGCTTGAGGAGGGCCTGGGCCTCGGCGGCGGTCACGCCCAGGTCCGGCATGCGTGTGCCGTTGAACTCCCGGAGGAGGGCGGCGGCCGTGGCATCGCCCCCGTCCAGCTGGGCCGAGGGCATCTGGATGAACTTGGACGACCACTCATGGGGCCGGCGCTGACCCAGGCCCTTGAGATCGGGACCCACCTTCCGGCCCGCCCCGATGGTGTGGCAGCTCATGCAGCTCTTGCGGAACTGGGCCTCGGCCTCCTGGGCGGCCAGGGTTGGGGCCGACATCGGCATCAGGGTCGCAAGGACGGCCCAGGCGAGCACCTGTCGTGGCGTGATCCTGGGGAACACAACACCTCCTCGGGGGGAGCAGCCGGCATGGGCACGGCGATTTTAGGAATGATTATTCTGAAATTCGGCCAAGTATGGCTCCGCTCCCCCTGCTTGCGCAAGGGGGTTCAAGTCAGAAATGATTGATTTTTTTATTTTGAATATCTTAATTAATATCAATAATTAATAATACATATCGGCACTTGTCGTCATCTTGAGACTCCATCTTCTCTCGGAACCTGATCCGCAGATACCTGAGGCCAGGGCAATCTCAAAATCGCAAAATTCAGGGATGGCGCCTTTTCGTGGCTGATTTATATTCAGACCACAAATTCTTTTTATATTTCTCCCTGGAAGGTCCATGAACCATCCCCAGCCCGGCTGCCCCCACCCCCGCAGCCTCTTCCACGCCCCCACGCGTTACGCGCTGCAGGCCCTCGTGCGGATGCCCGGGGATGGGACCTACCGGCTGGCCCGGAACCTGGCCGCCGAGCTGGACCTGCCCGGCCCCTTCCTGGCCAAGATCCTGCAGATCCTGGCCCACGCGGACATCCTCGAGTCCCTGCGCGGTCCCACCGGGGGGTTCCGCCTGACGCGGCCCCCCGAGCGCATCACTCTGCGGGAGGTCGTGGTGGCCATGGAGGGCCCCGAGCCGTTCGAGGACTGCCTGCTGGGCCATGCCGCGGTGGGCGAGGACTGCCATTGCCCCATCCGGCCCGCCTGGGACGTCCTCCAGACCCTCCTCACCACGACCCTGGCTCGGACCTCCCTCCGCGACCTTCAGGTGGCTCAGGCCGCTCCGGATCGGCCGGAGGACCCGGACCTCTCGGTGGCCGCCCCCGTATAGATATTCGAGAGCGCGTGATCCCCATCACGATCTCCAACCCCACTCACGATTTATTTTAGGATATTTAAATCCGTTTTAGATTCTCCCCGGAGGCGTCCATGTCGGAACGATCCCGAGCCGCCACCGCCCTGGCCATGAGCACCCTGGCCTTCACCCTCTGTTTCGCCGTGTGGACGCTGAACGGCGTCCTGGTCACCTTCCTGGTGGAGAACGGCCTCTTCCGCTGGGACACGGCCCAGATCGGCTGGCTCATCGGCATCCCCGTGCTCACCGGCTCGGTGATGCGCCTGCCCGTGGGCCTGCTCACGGACCGCTTCGGCGGCCGGAAGGTCTACACCATCCTGCTCCTGCTGGCGGCCCTGCCCACCTGGCTGCTGGGCAGCGTCCAGAGCTACCAGGGCTTCCTCCTGGCTTCGCTGGGCTTCGGGCTGTCGGGCGCAGCCTTTGCCGTGGGCATCGCGTACTCCAGCGTATGGTTCAGCAAGGCGCACCAGGGCACGGCGCTCGGCATCTTCGGCGCGGGCAACGCGGGCTCGGCCCTCACCAGCATGGGCGCGCCCTTCCTCCTGAAGAAGCTCACGGCGGGCGGCGCGAACCTGGAGGCCTGGCGCATGCTGCCGAAGCTCTATGCCGCCGTCCTTTTGATCATGGCTGTCGTGTTCTTCCTCACCACCCATGAGAAGAAGGCGGAGGGCGCGAAGGGCAAGACCTTCGTCCAGATGCTCTCGCCCCTGCGCCACCTGCGGGTGTGGCGCTTCGGCCTCTACTACTTCCTGGTCTTCGGCTGCTTCGTGGCCCTGGCCCAGTGGCTGATCCCCTACTACGTGGGCGTCTACGGCATGAGCCTCGCCATGGCCGGCCTCCTGGCCTCCCTCTTCAGCCTGCCCTCGGGCCTCATCCGCGCCGCGGGGGGCTGGATGTCGGACCGCTTCGGCGCCCGGGCGGTGATGTACTGGACCTTCGGGCTCAGCATCTTCGCGTGCGCGGCCCTCATGGTGCCGCGCATGTCCATCGAGAGCCCGGGGCCCTCGGTGCTGGCCCAGGTGGGCGGCATCGTGACCGAGGTGGCCCCCGGCCGCATCGTGGTGGGGGACACCACCTATGCCTTCCGGATGAAGGGGGCGGAACCGGAGGTGCAGAACGAGCGCCTGCTGGTGCTGCCCCAGAGCCGCTTCTGGCAGACGCCCGCGGTCAAGGTGGGCGACCGCGTGAAGAAGAAGCAGCTGCTGGCTTCGGGCACCACCCATGTGTTCTTCCAGGCCAATGTGTGGATCTTCACCTTCCTGGTCTTCGTGGTGGGCATCGTGTGGGGCATCGGGAAGGCGGCGGTCTACCGCTACATCCCCGACTACTTCCCGGACGAGGTCGGCGTGGTGGGCGGCATCGTGGGCGTCATCGGCGGCCTCGGCGGCTTCGTGGGGCCCATCCTCTTCGGCTACCTGCTCAAGGCCACGGGCCTGTGGACCACCATGTGGCTGTTCCTCACGGTCCTGTCCGTCATCTGCCTGGTCTGGCTGCACACGGTGGTGCGGCGCCTCACCCGCGAGCAGAATGAGACCCTCTTCACCCGCTTCGAGCACCCCAAGCCCGCACCCGTCCCTGCCCTTGCCCCCGGCCTTGCCGGCGCCGACGCCGAACCCGCCTGATCCGACTACGACCCTCGAACTGGGAGACCCCATGGCCAAACTCACCGAATGGAACGTCGAGGACGAGACCTTCTGGCTCGGCGGCAAACGCATCGCCCACCGGAACCTCGCCATCTCCGTGCCCAGCCTCCTCTGCGCCTTCGCGGTGTGGATGTTCTGGTCCATTCTCACCGTCCGTATGAAGGACGCGGGCTTCCCCTTCACGGATGCCCAGCTCTTCACCCTCATCAGCATTGCGGGCCTCTCCGGTGCCACCCTGCGCATCCCCAAC
This DNA window, taken from Geothrix edaphica, encodes the following:
- a CDS encoding RrF2 family transcriptional regulator; the protein is MNHPQPGCPHPRSLFHAPTRYALQALVRMPGDGTYRLARNLAAELDLPGPFLAKILQILAHADILESLRGPTGGFRLTRPPERITLREVVVAMEGPEPFEDCLLGHAAVGEDCHCPIRPAWDVLQTLLTTTLARTSLRDLQVAQAAPDRPEDPDLSVAAPV
- a CDS encoding MFS transporter — translated: MSERSRAATALAMSTLAFTLCFAVWTLNGVLVTFLVENGLFRWDTAQIGWLIGIPVLTGSVMRLPVGLLTDRFGGRKVYTILLLLAALPTWLLGSVQSYQGFLLASLGFGLSGAAFAVGIAYSSVWFSKAHQGTALGIFGAGNAGSALTSMGAPFLLKKLTAGGANLEAWRMLPKLYAAVLLIMAVVFFLTTHEKKAEGAKGKTFVQMLSPLRHLRVWRFGLYYFLVFGCFVALAQWLIPYYVGVYGMSLAMAGLLASLFSLPSGLIRAAGGWMSDRFGARAVMYWTFGLSIFACAALMVPRMSIESPGPSVLAQVGGIVTEVAPGRIVVGDTTYAFRMKGAEPEVQNERLLVLPQSRFWQTPAVKVGDRVKKKQLLASGTTHVFFQANVWIFTFLVFVVGIVWGIGKAAVYRYIPDYFPDEVGVVGGIVGVIGGLGGFVGPILFGYLLKATGLWTTMWLFLTVLSVICLVWLHTVVRRLTREQNETLFTRFEHPKPAPVPALAPGLAGADAEPA
- a CDS encoding c-type cytochrome, with translation MFPRITPRQVLAWAVLATLMPMSAPTLAAQEAEAQFRKSCMSCHTIGAGRKVGPDLKGLGQRRPHEWSSKFIQMPSAQLDGGDATAAALLREFNGTRMPDLGVTAAEAQALLKLIDDYSAGGRTLGTAAIARAATPADIRNGQQLFMGLTRFASGAPACMSCHSAQGLGGFGGGRLGPDLTGASGKLGVGLVPAIENPAFPTMQGVFQKTPLTAEEAFQVGSFIKSLAAQPPARTDMAFPVLGIVGLVSGMLLAGRLGRRRFRGLRRNLKPRA